A window of the Candidatus Dormiibacterota bacterium genome harbors these coding sequences:
- a CDS encoding TOBE domain-containing protein yields MGTHLRIRQAAELLRVSPDTVRRLVDSGRIKTARSAGGQRQIDGAVLARYMAAQPRPDLPAVVSESARNRFVGIITRVIKDGVAAQVELQAGPHRIVSLITRESADELGLKPGMIAVASLKATNVVIELPRT; encoded by the coding sequence GTGGGAACCCATCTAAGGATCCGGCAAGCCGCCGAACTTCTGCGGGTCAGCCCCGACACGGTCAGGCGGTTGGTAGATTCGGGCCGCATCAAGACGGCGCGCTCAGCTGGAGGTCAGCGGCAGATCGACGGCGCTGTGCTGGCCCGCTATATGGCCGCGCAGCCGCGCCCGGACCTTCCGGCAGTGGTCAGTGAGTCCGCCCGAAACCGCTTCGTCGGCATCATCACACGCGTCATCAAAGACGGCGTCGCGGCACAGGTCGAACTGCAGGCGGGTCCGCACCGGATTGTGTCGCTGATCACGCGGGAGTCCGCTGACGAACTCGGCTTGAAGCCGGGGATGATCGCCGTGGCGTCGTTGAAGGCAACCAATGTCGTGATTGAGCTGCCGCGCACCTAA